TTTCGCCCCGTCATAGTCTCTCGCCAGAGGACTGTGACTTCATCTTGTGTTATCACATCCTGTCATTCCGGACTTGTTTACCCTATAGCTAACGCGTACAGGGACCCGAAATCCAGAAATCCCACATACATTTTCTTATCGCCCCAAGTAAACCTCTCACAACTTAACAATCAATTCATCCTTGTATCAAAAAATTTGTCATTCTGGAGGGAGCTTAAGCGACCAATAGAATCTCAATCATGATTATTTCTCAAACGAATGCCACCCCCCCCCTGTCATTCTCAGCTCGACTGGGAATCCAGAAAAAAATCTAAAAAACCCCCTTTTTCTACAACCTAACAATCAACAATCCCAACAAAGTCTTCGCATCCGTCCCTGTCTCTCTTGTTTTTTTATTAATCTCAACCAATTCTCTTAAAATATTTTTTAAATAATCCAATTCAAAAGTTCTCACTTGATTAATGCTTTTTTGAACTACAAAAGGGTGTATTTTTAAATCAGTAGTTATTTTTCTAGAACCATGACCAAGGTCCAGCGCTTGGCGAACTTGCAACAATCTTTTAAACTGCCAAATAGTCATAGTGAGTAAATAATCAAATGAAGTCCCATTTTGCATTTGTTCTTCAAATAATTTTAGGGCCAATGGTTTGTTCTTTGAGCCAATCGCATCAGTCAATGCAAAAATATTATCATCAAAAACTCCCTTGCTCATATTTTCTATATCTTCTTTGCTTATCTCTAGTTTCCCACCATCAAGCAATTTCATTCCGCTTTTGTAGTTTATCAACTTTTCAAGCTCACTTTGAATCCTCCACAAATCATTATCAAGAATTGAAGCTAGCTCAGCTGACACTTGCACACTGATTTCCGCACCAAGCCTATTTGCTTCCTTTTTAATCCAAGAATTAATTTCAGTATTTGTTAAGACTTTGAACTCTTGAGAAAATTTACTTAACGCTAAATATTGCCACAACTCTTTTCGGGCTTTTGTAGGATGAGCACCAATATTTTCATCGCAAAATATTAAAATATTCCCTTCTTTCGGATCAGAGTTTTTTTCGTCTTCCTTTTTTACATATTCAAGAAGAGTAGAAAAAATTTCTTTGTTTTTATTTTGAAAAACATTCTCAACTACAACCATCCTTCTTCGAACAAACAAAGAGCCAGAATTGACCGCCGTATTTAAATCGTTAAGAGCCAGTCTCGTTCCATCAAAAGAAACAATAGCCTCACCGCTAGGATCAACATCTGCCCTAAATTTTTCTTTTAGCTCAGATAATTTTCTCTTTATACGAAAATCGTCTGGACCATGCAAAAATAAAATCATGTTTGCGTGTGAGCAAGCACCCGGCCTTATATCGAAGACATCGAGACGGGTAACTTCCAATTTACTTCATTTTTTTTACTTCCTCTTTAAATAATTTTCCTCTTTCTTTATAGCTCTTGAAAATTCCAAAACTAGCACAAGCAGTTGAGAGAAGAACAACATCTCCTTCACTCGCAATTAATTTCACTTGCCTAAACGCCTCGTCAATACTTTTGACAGTTTGAATATTTTCTTTACTATATTTTATTTTAAACAATTCTTTGCGTATTTTATCTGAACCCTTACCATCAAAAAGAATAACAAACTTCACCCTCTTTTTAATCTCTCTAGCCAGTTGCCTAAATTCACTCCCCTTATCAGCTCCGCCCATCAAAGAAACAATTGGCTCACTAAAAGATTTCAAAGCTGTTATTGTTGATTCCGGAGTTGTTGCAAATGTATCGTTATAATATTTAATTCCCTTTAACTCTCTAACAAATTCCAATCTATGCTCAAGCCCAGAAAAATTCTTAACCGCTTTTTCTATTATCTCTTTTTTAATTTTAAGTATCCGAGCCACCTCAATCCCAGCCGCAATGTTTTCTTTATTATGGTCTCCAATTAATTTTGAATCCCATTCTGATTTATGAAAAAATATCCTCTCACCTGTAACAGCTTCTCTTTCTAATTTATTTACTAACTTAATGTTTGCAATCAATTTATCACTATTTTTTTGAAATCTAAAAATATTAGTTTTCGCTTTCCAATATGAACCAAAAGTTTTGTGATAATTCGGGTTATTGGGATCAGCTGAACTTAAATGATCTTTAAACAAATTTACTAGAACGGATATTCTCGGGCTGTATTTAATGTCTTCCAACTGAAAACTAGAAAGCTCCAAAACCACCCAATCATTTTTTGCAATTTTATCAATAAAAGAAAATGGAGCAATACCGATATTACCTCCTAGGAAAACCTTCTTCTTACTAGCTTTAATTATCTCGTAAATTAAAGAACTTGTTGTCCCTTTCCCTTTTGTTCCAGTAACTCCAACTATATTTTTAGACGGACAAATTTCAAAAAACAAATTCATTGGTGAACTAATAACCAAATTTTTATTCTTTTTTCGAGAGTTCACTAAATCTTCGTCAAAAAGTGGCCAACCAGGAGAACGGAATAATATATCAAAATCAGAAAAATTATTCTTTGTTTGAGTCAAATTCCAATAGATATTCTTCTTGTTTTTATACTTAGCATATTTTTGTCCAAGAATTTTTGAATCCCTAGAATCAAAGACAGAAATATTGCAATCTACTTTTTTCTTCAATAAAAAATCTACCAGGGCTTCATTCTCTGCGCCAAGACCAAGAAAGGCAATATTTTTATTTTTAAATCTAGTTATTGACATAATCTGTTTAAAATGTTATAAATATTAGTTGTTTCGCTGTTCTTTCTTTCAACAATAGCAAAAGGAGATAGTAATGCAAATATTATCAATTCAAGATGAAGCACATCAATACCTCTCTCTCTTAATTCAGTTCATGAACTTTGAAAAACTTTCAGCGTTAGTTGAAGCAATCGACAGTGCTGAATTTCATGAACAAAAATTACAAATTGCAAAAGACCCAAAATACGCTCCAGACAGGGTTGAGTATTTATGCGATACTGACGGGAAACCATTATTATCTGCAATATGTTTTATTGAAAAATTTGCGATAGTAAAAGGATTCCCTGAAAACTTTGTATCGACGCGACTTCGTTCCTATTTGAAAACACCTGATTAATAAAATTTACTAGGAATGTTTTTACAAGAAACCCTCCTCAAGGACTGATTTTCAGTCCTTTTTTTTATTCCATCTCCTCCCAGTTTTTACCAGCTTTTGAATCAACAACCAATGGAACTTTTAATTTCATCACACCTTCCATTATCTCTTTTATTTCTGCTGTAAATTTATCTTCTAGCTTGTCATCAATTTCAAAAAGTAATTCATCATGGACTTGCAACAACATTTTTACCTCTTCTGTTTTATATCCTTTCACAATAAATTTATGAACTTCTATCATCGCTTTTTTTATCATATCGGCAGCCGTCCCTTGTATTGGAGTATTTATGGCCATTCGCTCTGCTCCTTTTCTGACCATGGCCATTGATGAGTTTATTTCTGGCAAAGCTCTTTTTCTGCCAAACATAGTTTCCACGAAACCATCTTTTTTAGCTTGTTCTATCGTGTTATCTAAATACTTTCTAATTTTTTTGTATACTTCAAAATACTGATCAATAAATTCTTTCGCTTGTGCATAGGATATATCTGCATTTTGAGAAAGACCATGTGCTCCTTGTCCGTAAAGGATACCAAAATTAACTGCTTTGGCCTCTCGTCTCATTTCTGGGCTAACATCACCTAACTCAACACCATTTATTTCTGCAGCAGTCGAAGTGTGAATATCAACTCCTTCATTAAACGCTTTTATCATCTTAGAATCCCCAGACATATGAGCGGCAATTCTTAATTCTATTTGTGAATAATCAAGCGCTACCAAAATTTTCCCTTTTCCTGCCACAAAAGCTCTTCTTACTTTCCGTCCGAGCTCCGTTTTAACTGGAATATTTTGCAGATTTGGTTCTGTCGATGAAAGTCTTCCAGTTGCCGCGACTGCTTGATTATAGCTTGTGTGGATTCTACCAGTTTTTTTATTAACCAACTCTGGCAGAGTATCAATATAGGTAGTAATCAGTTTGTTCAATTCTCTGTATTCTTGAATTTGGGGAATAATTTTATGAGAGTCTTTCAATTTTTCAAGTTCGTCAGCTGAAGTAGAGAAGCCAGTTTTTGTTTTTTTAATACCCTCAGAAGACAATTCCAATTTTTCAAACAATATTTCTTTGAGTTGCTTAGTCGAATTAATATTGAATTCAACTTCAGCCAAATCCCATATTTTTTTCTGTATTTTTTCAAGATTTTTATGAGATTCCTTGCTTAAAGTTATCAGAAATTTACTATCTAGCTCAATGCCATTTTGTTCCATTTGAGCTAGAACCTCAACCAAAGGCAATTCAATATTATTATACAAATCTGAAAAATTATTCTTCTTTATCGCCTTGGACAATTTCTCGTAAAGTCGATTTGTAAAATCAGCATCTTCACATGAATAAATTCCTAGTTTTTGTGTATCTAATTCAGCAAAAGTTATTTTGTCCTTTCCTTTCCCAAGCAGGTCTGCTGTAGCAATTTTCTCAAAACTTAGTTCAGAAAAAGTTACCACATCAAGGTTGTGCTGACGAGAACCAGAATTTAGAACATATGAAGCAAGCATTGTGTCAAAATCTATTCCAAAAACATTCACTCCGTTATTTATCATCACCCTCATATCAAATTTCATATTATGAGCACACTTTTTTATCTTCTCGTCTTCAAAGATAGGCTTCAGCCCATCCAAGAATGGATGGAATTTTGAATTTTGAATTTTGAATTTTGAATTATTTTGATAATTAAACAAATCAACCTTTTCATTCGATCCGCCAGCTGGCGGACTAAATTCTTCATTCGAAATTACTACGTAGTAGGCTATTCCTTCTTTCCAAGAAAAACTAATTCCTAACAATAGAGAGGTTATTGTATCAAAGCCAGTTGTTTCTGTGTCAAAACTAAAATGTTTTTGCTTTTTTAATTCAAGCAAAAACTTATCAAAATCTTTTTCAGTTTCAACTATCTTATATTTAAAATTCTCTTTATCTCTCTCAAATTTATCAACCTCGTTTTCTTGAGTATTATTTTTTGATAACTCCTGCACCCTTGGCAAAAGAGACTTGAATTCTAACTCACTAAATAGATCTAATATTTTACTCAAATCAAAATCCTTAAAACGAGCTTTTTCTAAATCGAGCTTTATTTCAACATCAGTTTTAATCGTAGCCAAATCCCTACTCATAAACGCGTCTTCCTTATGTTCAATTAACA
This Patescibacteria group bacterium DNA region includes the following protein-coding sequences:
- the murD gene encoding UDP-N-acetylmuramoyl-L-alanine--D-glutamate ligase; this translates as MSITRFKNKNIAFLGLGAENEALVDFLLKKKVDCNISVFDSRDSKILGQKYAKYKNKKNIYWNLTQTKNNFSDFDILFRSPGWPLFDEDLVNSRKKNKNLVISSPMNLFFEICPSKNIVGVTGTKGKGTTSSLIYEIIKASKKKVFLGGNIGIAPFSFIDKIAKNDWVVLELSSFQLEDIKYSPRISVLVNLFKDHLSSADPNNPNYHKTFGSYWKAKTNIFRFQKNSDKLIANIKLVNKLEREAVTGERIFFHKSEWDSKLIGDHNKENIAAGIEVARILKIKKEIIEKAVKNFSGLEHRLEFVRELKGIKYYNDTFATTPESTITALKSFSEPIVSLMGGADKGSEFRQLAREIKKRVKFVILFDGKGSDKIRKELFKIKYSKENIQTVKSIDEAFRQVKLIASEGDVVLLSTACASFGIFKSYKERGKLFKEEVKKMK
- the polA gene encoding DNA polymerase I, whose protein sequence is MSKNKEKLIIIDGNALIHRSFHALPPTIATKSGEITNAVYGFTSVLIKAIKDFKPSHIILTLDKKGPTFRHEQFSEYKAKREKAPDELYSQFPRVREIATAFGVPIFEKSGFEADDLIGTISKTTDGSIDKIILTGDMDTLQLIDKSTKVYTMSRGLSDSVIYDSKAVVEKYGISVEQVIDYKALRGDPSDNIPGVRGIGEKTAVGILNKFVTLDNLYNFIEGKLEKIDKKVLKNGLDNVLSPRIKELLIEHKEDAFMSRDLATIKTDVEIKLDLEKARFKDFDLSKILDLFSELEFKSLLPRVQELSKNNTQENEVDKFERDKENFKYKIVETEKDFDKFLLELKKQKHFSFDTETTGFDTITSLLLGISFSWKEGIAYYVVISNEEFSPPAGGSNEKVDLFNYQNNSKFKIQNSKFHPFLDGLKPIFEDEKIKKCAHNMKFDMRVMINNGVNVFGIDFDTMLASYVLNSGSRQHNLDVVTFSELSFEKIATADLLGKGKDKITFAELDTQKLGIYSCEDADFTNRLYEKLSKAIKKNNFSDLYNNIELPLVEVLAQMEQNGIELDSKFLITLSKESHKNLEKIQKKIWDLAEVEFNINSTKQLKEILFEKLELSSEGIKKTKTGFSTSADELEKLKDSHKIIPQIQEYRELNKLITTYIDTLPELVNKKTGRIHTSYNQAVAATGRLSSTEPNLQNIPVKTELGRKVRRAFVAGKGKILVALDYSQIELRIAAHMSGDSKMIKAFNEGVDIHTSTAAEINGVELGDVSPEMRREAKAVNFGILYGQGAHGLSQNADISYAQAKEFIDQYFEVYKKIRKYLDNTIEQAKKDGFVETMFGRKRALPEINSSMAMVRKGAERMAINTPIQGTAADMIKKAMIEVHKFIVKGYKTEEVKMLLQVHDELLFEIDDKLEDKFTAEIKEIMEGVMKLKVPLVVDSKAGKNWEEME
- the holA gene encoding DNA polymerase III subunit delta; this translates as MILFLHGPDDFRIKRKLSELKEKFRADVDPSGEAIVSFDGTRLALNDLNTAVNSGSLFVRRRMVVVENVFQNKNKEIFSTLLEYVKKEDEKNSDPKEGNILIFCDENIGAHPTKARKELWQYLALSKFSQEFKVLTNTEINSWIKKEANRLGAEISVQVSAELASILDNDLWRIQSELEKLINYKSGMKLLDGGKLEISKEDIENMSKGVFDDNIFALTDAIGSKNKPLALKLFEEQMQNGTSFDYLLTMTIWQFKRLLQVRQALDLGHGSRKITTDLKIHPFVVQKSINQVRTFELDYLKNILRELVEINKKTRETGTDAKTLLGLLIVRL